A genomic window from Streptomyces mirabilis includes:
- a CDS encoding universal stress protein, translating to MTIPLVVGIDGSEASLEAVDWAADEAVRHGVPLHLLHAATLDHEVSDVISAASERARRGAPAVRLSSEVLREDAASALVDKGRNAFALVVGSRGLGDLADMLLGSVSLAVAARADCPIVVVRGAAEHRNARFGCVVVGVEEGEGSDTAVQFAFREVHARHCRLVAVHARSASFGALITPPQAPSWPPEAHRRPPAQVLDDALGGPAERYRDAQVSRNVIEGPARQALLEAASGADLLVVGARRRQGHLGLQLGLINHAVLHHAPCPVAVVPQI from the coding sequence GTGACGATTCCCCTGGTGGTCGGCATCGATGGCTCCGAGGCGAGCCTGGAGGCGGTGGACTGGGCCGCCGACGAGGCGGTGCGACACGGGGTGCCGCTCCACCTCCTGCACGCGGCGACGCTGGACCACGAAGTATCCGACGTGATCAGCGCCGCCTCGGAGCGTGCCCGGCGCGGCGCTCCCGCAGTGCGGCTGTCGAGCGAGGTGCTGAGGGAGGACGCGGCCTCCGCTTTGGTCGACAAGGGGCGCAACGCCTTCGCACTGGTAGTCGGGTCCAGAGGGCTCGGCGACCTCGCCGACATGCTCCTGGGCTCGGTCAGCCTGGCCGTGGCGGCACGAGCGGACTGCCCGATCGTCGTGGTGCGCGGTGCGGCAGAGCATCGGAATGCCCGGTTCGGGTGCGTCGTCGTCGGTGTCGAGGAGGGAGAGGGAAGCGACACGGCCGTGCAGTTCGCGTTCCGCGAGGTTCATGCGCGGCACTGCCGACTGGTGGCCGTGCACGCCCGGAGCGCATCGTTCGGTGCTCTCATCACGCCGCCTCAAGCCCCGTCGTGGCCTCCGGAGGCCCACCGGCGTCCGCCGGCGCAGGTGCTCGACGACGCCCTGGGCGGCCCGGCGGAGCGGTACCGCGACGCTCAGGTGAGCCGAAACGTCATCGAGGGGCCAGCCCGTCAGGCACTGCTGGAGGCGGCGTCAGGGGCGGACCTGCTGGTCGTCGGTGCCCGCAGGCGGCAGGGGCACCTGGGCCTTCAGTTGGGCCTGATCAATCACGCGGTGCTGCATCACGCACCATGTCCCGTCGCGGTCGTTCCCCAGATATGA
- a CDS encoding dsRBD fold-containing protein has translation MVLDTGTTALTGHGSVQCHPVDLNGPEIGDELAAGRAWTTSPGSF, from the coding sequence GTGGTGCTGGATACCGGCACCACGGCACTCACCGGCCACGGATCCGTACAATGCCATCCGGTGGACCTGAACGGGCCGGAGATCGGCGACGAACTGGCGGCGGGCCGGGCATGGACGACCTCGCCCGGCAGCTTCTGA
- a CDS encoding Acg family FMN-binding oxidoreductase has translation MRQQPLPEERVTALVHDAAAAPSMHNAQPWRFRYFQGSRTFHVRADFDRVMPHTDPDTRALNIGCGAALLNLRVAVFHAGWYPATRLLPDPADLALIATVRLTDLGSGEHNLAPLYPAIHQRHTSRFPFEEREIPETVQRALCDAAQLQGASLSFPTGWHLQEVLELFEEAEARNRTDEGSDEDLAAWTRIDAPDVDVPSVDAAPDGIPRYAFGPSKRGGRAPMRDFAGTRPVEGRGATDFERSPHLALLSTPRDRPEDWLRAGQAMEHVLLLATLEGLSSSFATQALEWTDLRWPLRDPISGTGCAQMVLRLGYGPEGPTTPRRPVQDVLDIQP, from the coding sequence GTGCGCCAACAGCCACTCCCCGAAGAGCGCGTGACGGCCCTGGTCCACGACGCCGCCGCTGCCCCGTCGATGCACAACGCGCAGCCGTGGCGCTTCCGTTACTTCCAGGGCAGCCGCACCTTCCACGTCCGTGCCGATTTCGACCGCGTCATGCCGCACACCGATCCCGACACCCGTGCCCTCAACATCGGCTGCGGCGCCGCCCTGCTGAACCTGCGGGTCGCGGTGTTCCACGCGGGCTGGTACCCGGCGACCCGGCTCCTGCCCGACCCCGCCGACCTGGCCTTGATCGCCACCGTGCGGCTGACGGACCTCGGAAGCGGCGAGCACAACCTCGCTCCCCTGTATCCGGCGATTCACCAGCGGCACACCAGCCGCTTCCCGTTCGAGGAAAGGGAGATACCCGAGACCGTGCAGAGGGCTCTGTGCGATGCGGCCCAACTTCAGGGAGCATCGCTGTCCTTCCCCACCGGATGGCACCTGCAGGAGGTGCTGGAGTTGTTCGAGGAGGCCGAGGCACGCAACAGGACCGACGAGGGCAGCGACGAGGATCTGGCCGCCTGGACCCGTATCGACGCCCCGGACGTGGACGTTCCATCGGTGGACGCGGCCCCTGACGGGATCCCCAGGTACGCCTTCGGCCCGAGCAAGCGCGGTGGCAGGGCCCCGATGCGCGACTTCGCCGGCACAAGGCCGGTGGAGGGCCGCGGCGCGACCGATTTCGAACGCTCTCCTCACCTGGCCCTGCTCAGCACACCTCGTGACCGGCCGGAGGACTGGCTGCGTGCTGGCCAGGCCATGGAACACGTGCTACTGCTGGCCACCCTCGAAGGCCTTTCCAGCTCGTTCGCCACCCAGGCCCTGGAATGGACGGACCTGCGCTGGCCACTGCGGGACCCGATATCGGGCACCGGCTGCGCACAGATGGTGCTGCGACTCGGATACGGCCCCGAAGGCCCCACCACACCACGCCGCCCCGTGCAGGATGTCCTCGACATCCAGCCCTGA
- a CDS encoding universal stress protein, producing the protein MESPLVVGVDGSVSSLQAVDRAVDEAVRHGLPLRLVHASLWERYEGALPSFSVGRPAEAVTAEHIIASRVERAGLRNLEVKGQLVEDPAHKVLLGSSAEADLIVVGALRRHGHFDLQLGRAAHALLHHSPCPIAVIPQRV; encoded by the coding sequence ATGGAATCCCCGCTGGTCGTGGGCGTCGACGGATCGGTTTCCAGTCTGCAGGCGGTGGACCGGGCCGTGGACGAAGCAGTACGCCACGGGCTGCCGCTTCGCCTCGTCCATGCCTCTCTGTGGGAGCGTTACGAGGGAGCCCTCCCCTCCTTCAGCGTGGGTCGTCCCGCCGAAGCGGTCACGGCGGAGCACATCATCGCCTCCCGCGTGGAACGCGCCGGGCTTCGCAACCTCGAGGTGAAGGGCCAGCTGGTCGAGGACCCCGCTCACAAGGTTCTGCTGGGGTCATCGGCCGAAGCCGATCTGATCGTCGTCGGCGCTCTGAGGAGGCACGGCCACTTCGATCTGCAACTCGGCAGGGCCGCCCACGCCCTGCTGCATCACTCCCCGTGCCCGATCGCCGTCATCCCTCAGCGAGTCTGA